Proteins encoded together in one Gemmatimonadota bacterium DH-78 window:
- the ispG gene encoding flavodoxin-dependent (E)-4-hydroxy-3-methylbut-2-enyl-diphosphate synthase: protein MSIWERRTTVETRVGDVGVGGSNPVRVQSMTNTDTADVQSTAQQIVDLALAGSELVRVTVNNDASARAVPEIVARVRDAGLDVPVIGDFHYNGHLLLTKYPEAARALAKYRINPGNVGTSRRDENFTRIVEVALEHGKPVRIGVNWGSLDQRLLTEMMDANARAAEPKGAKAVLLDAIVESAMRSAALAEEVGLPHDHIILSAKVSVVPDLVKVYELLAPLSDYPLHLGLTEAGMGAKGIVATTAGLAPLLMKGIGDTIRVSLTPKPGGDRAEEVRVAQQILQSLAIRSFEPQVTSCPGCGRTTSTFFQEMAEEITGYIRERMPEWRSLYPGVEEMDVAVMGCVVNGPGESKHANLGISLPGTFEEPKAPVYVDGEHYTTLKGEGLVDEFKTILDDYVRTHYGAEATVPG from the coding sequence GTGAGCATCTGGGAGCGCAGGACCACCGTCGAGACCCGAGTCGGCGACGTGGGAGTGGGTGGGTCGAACCCCGTGCGGGTGCAGTCGATGACCAACACCGACACGGCCGACGTGCAGTCCACCGCGCAGCAGATCGTCGATCTCGCGCTGGCGGGGAGCGAGCTGGTGCGGGTTACGGTGAACAACGACGCCTCGGCCCGAGCCGTGCCGGAGATCGTGGCGAGGGTGCGCGACGCCGGGCTCGACGTGCCGGTGATCGGCGATTTCCACTACAACGGGCATCTGCTCCTCACGAAGTACCCCGAGGCCGCTCGGGCGCTGGCCAAGTACCGGATCAATCCGGGCAACGTGGGCACCTCGCGTCGCGACGAGAACTTCACCCGCATCGTCGAGGTGGCGCTCGAACACGGCAAGCCGGTACGGATCGGGGTGAACTGGGGGTCGCTCGACCAGCGTCTGCTCACCGAGATGATGGACGCGAACGCCCGCGCCGCGGAGCCCAAGGGAGCGAAGGCGGTGCTCCTCGATGCGATCGTCGAGAGTGCCATGCGCTCGGCCGCGCTCGCGGAGGAAGTGGGACTCCCCCACGACCACATCATCCTGTCGGCGAAGGTGTCGGTGGTGCCGGATCTCGTGAAGGTGTACGAGCTGCTGGCGCCCCTTTCCGATTATCCGCTCCACCTCGGGCTGACCGAAGCGGGCATGGGCGCGAAGGGGATCGTGGCCACCACCGCCGGCCTCGCCCCCCTGCTGATGAAGGGCATCGGCGACACGATCCGGGTGTCGCTCACCCCGAAGCCCGGCGGCGACCGGGCGGAAGAGGTGCGAGTAGCGCAGCAGATCCTGCAGTCGCTGGCCATTCGCAGCTTCGAGCCGCAGGTCACCTCGTGCCCCGGCTGTGGCCGGACCACCTCCACCTTCTTCCAGGAGATGGCCGAGGAGATCACCGGCTACATCCGGGAGCGCATGCCCGAGTGGCGGTCGCTCTACCCGGGGGTGGAGGAGATGGACGTGGCGGTGATGGGGTGCGTGGTGAACGGACCGGGCGAGTCGAAGCACGCCAATCTCGGCATCTCGCTGCCCGGCACCTTCGAAGAGCCCAAGGCACCCGTCTACGTCGACGGCGAGCACTACACCACGCTCAAGGGCGAGGGCCTCGTCGACGAGTTCAAGACGATTCTCGACGACTACGTGCGCACCCACTACGGCGCCGAGGCGACCGTCCCGGGTTGA
- a CDS encoding TlpA disulfide reductase family protein yields the protein MSETPSSEEPRRSPLRTALKWGERIVLAVLLLFAFERLGPQLSAWTGIGPIEGSVPEYEVTLFDGSTLSSEDLRGKVVVLNVWATWCGPCRIEIPALQALHDDLGDEVVVLGLSTDIAPRGTVESWLKERRVDYPNGLLDGATRRALGGISHTPTTFVIGPDGVVHHKVLGLFAPPAMRASVRRLQRDAATAADPTSLSLAERP from the coding sequence ATGTCGGAAACGCCCTCATCGGAGGAGCCCCGCCGCTCGCCGCTGCGCACGGCGCTGAAGTGGGGCGAGCGCATCGTTCTGGCGGTGCTTCTGCTCTTCGCCTTCGAGCGCCTCGGCCCTCAGCTGTCGGCCTGGACCGGGATCGGACCCATCGAGGGCTCGGTACCCGAGTACGAGGTCACCCTTTTCGACGGGTCGACCCTGTCGTCGGAAGATCTGCGCGGCAAGGTGGTGGTGCTGAACGTGTGGGCGACCTGGTGCGGGCCCTGTCGGATCGAGATCCCCGCCCTGCAGGCGCTGCACGACGACCTGGGCGACGAGGTGGTGGTGCTCGGGCTCTCGACCGACATCGCGCCCCGCGGCACGGTGGAGTCGTGGCTGAAGGAGCGCCGGGTCGACTACCCCAACGGGCTGCTCGACGGCGCCACCCGGCGCGCGCTCGGGGGCATCAGCCACACCCCCACCACCTTCGTGATCGGACCCGACGGGGTGGTGCACCACAAGGTGCTCGGGCTCTTCGCGCCCCCGGCGATGCGGGCCTCCGTCCGCCGCCTCCAGCGCGACGCGGCGACCGCCGCCGACCCGACGTCCCTCTCCCTGGCCGAACGCCCCTGA
- a CDS encoding DUF3667 domain-containing protein — MREADESTRCFHCGAGLHGRWCSSCGADQRPAPVQTIRGLLAEGFRSAFDLDSSLWRSLRLLCLRPGELTRRFMAGRRFGLLGPVRLFLFANLVYFFVQPYTGYDGFNTSLAAHLDRQPYSEALDLRSRVSADIDRRARSEHGGAAVDPALWRATSAAWQAEFDARGQVIARSAVGLMIPALALVLALMLTGKGAAGVRHLVFATHHFAWYLLAVMSFFLPLLALGHGALGLGDPEVLALPVAGAISVMLLEAGGALLQGPWAWVGLRRAYGLSGAGAAWRALALVLATLVATTAFRLVVFGLTWAAMR, encoded by the coding sequence ATGCGCGAGGCCGACGAATCCACCCGGTGCTTCCACTGCGGAGCGGGCCTCCACGGCCGCTGGTGCTCTTCCTGCGGGGCCGACCAGCGCCCCGCTCCGGTTCAGACCATACGGGGGCTTCTCGCGGAAGGATTCCGGAGCGCCTTCGATCTCGACTCCTCGCTCTGGCGCTCGCTGCGTCTACTGTGCCTGCGGCCCGGCGAGCTCACCCGGCGATTCATGGCCGGTCGACGATTCGGGCTCCTCGGCCCCGTTCGGCTCTTCCTGTTCGCAAACCTGGTCTACTTCTTCGTTCAGCCCTACACGGGCTATGACGGCTTCAACACCTCGCTCGCGGCGCACCTCGATCGGCAGCCGTACAGCGAGGCTCTCGACCTGCGAAGCCGGGTGTCGGCCGACATCGACCGCAGGGCGAGAAGCGAACACGGGGGCGCCGCGGTCGACCCGGCGTTGTGGCGTGCCACCTCGGCGGCGTGGCAGGCCGAGTTCGACGCCCGCGGCCAGGTGATCGCGCGGTCGGCGGTGGGGCTCATGATCCCCGCGCTCGCACTGGTGCTGGCGCTGATGCTGACGGGGAAGGGGGCGGCGGGGGTGCGCCACCTGGTGTTCGCCACCCACCACTTCGCGTGGTATCTGCTGGCCGTGATGTCGTTCTTTCTGCCGCTTCTCGCCCTCGGCCACGGTGCTCTCGGGCTCGGCGATCCCGAGGTACTGGCACTGCCGGTGGCGGGAGCGATCAGCGTGATGCTGCTGGAAGCCGGAGGGGCTCTGCTGCAGGGACCCTGGGCCTGGGTGGGGTTGCGGCGAGCCTACGGGCTCAGCGGCGCCGGCGCCGCGTGGCGCGCGCTGGCGCTGGTCCTGGCCACCCTCGTGGCCACCACCGCCTTCCGTCTCGTGGTGTTCGGCCTCACCTGGGCGGCGATGCGCTGA